A region from the Mycolicibacterium phlei genome encodes:
- a CDS encoding cobalt-precorrin-6A reductase: MRILLLGGTSEARALAARLHPDVEVLSSLAGRVPDPALPVGEVRIGGFGGVEGFRRWLREHPVDAVVDATHPFAATMTATAATVCADLGVPHLVLARPAWPHGDAIVVASDTEAAETVAARGFQRVFLTTGRSGAAAFADVDAWFLIRAVTPPEDQDLPRRHTILLSRGPYRFEDELALLREHRIDALVTKNSGGAMTRAKIDAAAELGVPVVMVDRPPLPAGVSAVGTVDEAVGWVESQGQR; this comes from the coding sequence ATGCGGATCCTGTTGCTGGGCGGCACATCCGAGGCCAGGGCGCTGGCCGCGCGACTGCATCCCGACGTCGAGGTGCTCAGCTCGCTGGCCGGCCGGGTGCCCGACCCGGCGCTGCCGGTGGGGGAGGTGCGCATCGGCGGGTTCGGCGGCGTCGAGGGGTTCCGGCGGTGGCTGCGTGAGCACCCGGTCGACGCGGTCGTCGACGCCACCCACCCGTTCGCCGCGACGATGACGGCCACCGCCGCCACGGTGTGCGCGGACCTCGGCGTGCCGCATCTGGTGCTGGCCCGCCCGGCCTGGCCACACGGCGACGCGATCGTCGTCGCCAGCGACACCGAGGCCGCGGAAACCGTTGCCGCCCGCGGGTTTCAACGGGTGTTTCTGACCACGGGACGCTCCGGCGCGGCGGCTTTCGCCGACGTCGACGCCTGGTTTCTGATCCGCGCCGTCACCCCGCCCGAGGACCAGGATCTGCCCAGGCGGCACACGATCCTGCTGTCGCGCGGGCCGTACCGGTTCGAAGACGAGCTGGCGCTGCTGCGCGAGCACCGCATCGACGCGCTGGTCACCAAGAACAGCGGCGGTGCGATGACCCGCGCCAAGATCGACGCCGCCGCCGAGCTCGGGGTCCCGGTGGTGATGGTGGACCGCCCGCCGCTGCCCGCCGGGGTGAGCGCGGTCGGCACCGTCGACGAGGCGGTCGGCTGGGTGGAAAGCCAGGGTCAGCGGTAG
- the cobM gene encoding precorrin-4 C(11)-methyltransferase, which translates to MTVYFIGAGPGAADLITVRGQRLLQRCPVCLYAGSIMPEDLLALCPPDARIVDTGPLTLDQIIGELKAAHDAGLDVARLHSGDPSIYSALAEQCRRLDALGVDYEIVPGVPAFAAAAAALGRELTVPGVAQTVTLTRVATLSTAMPDGEDLVTLSKPGATLVLHLAAAQIDAIVPQLLEGGYTPETPCAVVAFASWPQQQVVRCPLAELAEQTKAAGITRTAVIVVGDVLAAEGFADSYLYSAGRLRRPGARH; encoded by the coding sequence GTGACGGTCTATTTCATCGGCGCCGGACCGGGCGCGGCCGACCTCATCACGGTGCGCGGACAGCGGCTGCTGCAGCGCTGCCCGGTGTGCCTGTACGCCGGGTCGATCATGCCCGAGGACCTGCTGGCGCTGTGCCCGCCGGACGCGCGGATCGTCGACACCGGACCGCTGACACTGGACCAGATCATCGGCGAACTCAAGGCCGCCCACGACGCCGGTCTGGACGTGGCCCGGCTGCACTCCGGGGACCCGTCGATCTACAGCGCGCTGGCCGAGCAGTGCCGCCGCCTCGACGCACTGGGCGTGGACTACGAGATCGTGCCCGGGGTACCGGCTTTCGCCGCGGCCGCCGCCGCGCTGGGCCGCGAGCTGACGGTGCCCGGGGTGGCGCAGACGGTCACGCTGACGCGGGTGGCGACGTTGTCGACGGCGATGCCCGACGGCGAGGATCTGGTCACCCTGTCCAAGCCGGGGGCGACGCTGGTGCTGCACCTGGCCGCCGCGCAGATCGACGCGATCGTCCCGCAGCTGCTCGAGGGCGGCTACACACCCGAAACCCCCTGCGCGGTGGTGGCGTTCGCGTCGTGGCCGCAGCAGCAGGTGGTGCGCTGCCCGCTGGCGGAGCTGGCCGAGCAGACCAAGGCGGCGGGCATCACCCGCACCGCGGTGATCGTCGTCGGCGATGTGCTGGCCGCCGAGGGCTTCGCCGACAGCTACCTGTACTCGGCGGGCCGGCTGCGCAGGCCGGGGGCGCGGCACTGA
- a CDS encoding bifunctional cobalt-precorrin-7 (C(5))-methyltransferase/cobalt-precorrin-6B (C(15))-methyltransferase, with protein sequence MIIVVGIGADGMAGLPAASRAELARATVVYGSRRQLDLLDDTVTAVRRPWPSPMLPALRTLLDGADGDVHVVASGDPLLHGVGSSLIRIHGAENVAVLPHVSSATLACSRVGWAVQDTEVISLVTADPQTAVRRGGQAVVLSRDAGTPAVLARLLTDTGRGDSEITVLEQLGGPAERRRTATAREWAARPPGDVDDLNVIAVRYLPDERRLGILPDDCYAHDGQITKQPMRAITLAALAPRPGQLLWDVGAGSGSIAIEWCRSGSGCRAVAFERDEKRRGRIADNARAFGVPVAVTGGAPESFDAAPDPDTVFVGGGLTRPGLLEACWERLPDGGRLVANAVTVESEALLAQWYSKHGGDLSRFAHYRGDALGGFTGWRPAMPVTQWVVTK encoded by the coding sequence ATGATCATCGTCGTCGGTATCGGGGCGGACGGCATGGCCGGGCTGCCGGCCGCGTCGCGGGCCGAATTAGCCAGGGCCACCGTGGTTTACGGTTCGCGCCGGCAACTCGACCTGCTCGATGACACCGTCACCGCCGTGCGCAGGCCGTGGCCGTCGCCGATGCTGCCCGCGCTGCGCACCCTGCTCGACGGCGCCGACGGCGACGTCCACGTGGTGGCCAGCGGAGATCCGCTGCTGCACGGCGTCGGCAGCTCGCTGATCCGCATCCACGGCGCCGAGAACGTCGCGGTGCTGCCGCACGTGTCCTCGGCGACGCTGGCGTGTTCGCGGGTCGGCTGGGCGGTGCAGGACACCGAGGTGATCAGCCTGGTGACCGCGGACCCGCAGACCGCGGTCCGGCGCGGCGGTCAGGCGGTGGTGCTGTCGCGGGACGCGGGCACCCCGGCGGTGCTGGCGCGGCTGCTCACCGACACCGGCCGCGGCGACTCCGAGATCACCGTGCTCGAACAACTCGGCGGCCCCGCCGAACGGCGCCGCACCGCGACCGCGCGCGAGTGGGCCGCCCGCCCGCCCGGCGACGTCGACGACCTCAACGTCATCGCGGTGCGCTACCTGCCCGACGAACGACGGCTCGGCATCCTGCCCGACGACTGCTACGCCCACGACGGGCAGATCACCAAGCAGCCGATGCGCGCGATCACGCTGGCGGCGCTCGCCCCGCGGCCCGGTCAGCTGCTGTGGGATGTGGGCGCCGGCTCGGGCAGCATCGCGATCGAATGGTGCCGCAGCGGATCCGGTTGCCGCGCTGTGGCGTTCGAGCGGGACGAGAAACGTCGCGGCCGGATCGCCGACAACGCGCGGGCGTTCGGCGTGCCGGTCGCGGTCACCGGGGGCGCCCCGGAGTCGTTCGACGCGGCACCCGACCCGGACACGGTCTTCGTCGGCGGCGGGCTGACCCGCCCGGGGCTGCTGGAGGCCTGTTGGGAGCGGCTACCCGACGGCGGGCGGCTGGTCGCCAACGCCGTCACCGTCGAGTCCGAAGCGCTTCTGGCCCAATGGTATTCGAAACACGGCGGGGACCTGTCGCGGTTCGCGCACTACCGCGGTGACGCGCTCGGCGGGTTCACCGGGTGGCGGCCCGCGATGCCGGTGACACAGTGGGTGGTGACGAAGTGA
- a CDS encoding SDR family NAD(P)-dependent oxidoreductase translates to MTDTAGADPNLVVVFGGRSEIGLEVARRLAPGATVLLAARRADDLAAEVAAVRAAGAAAVHVREFDADDLAGHTPLVESIVAEYGPIGTAVLAFGILGDQQRAERDPAHAAAIVHTDFVAQVSLLTVLATTMRAAGRGSIVAFSSIAGTRVRRANYVYGSAKAGLDGFCSGLADALHGSGVHLLVVRPGFVIGRMTAGMSPAPLSSTPAQVAEATVRALRRRRRTVWVPAPLAVLALAFRMTPRFVWRRLPR, encoded by the coding sequence ATGACAGACACGGCGGGCGCCGACCCGAATCTGGTGGTGGTGTTCGGCGGTCGCAGCGAGATCGGCCTGGAGGTGGCCAGACGGCTGGCGCCCGGTGCCACGGTGCTGCTGGCCGCCCGCCGCGCCGACGACCTGGCGGCCGAGGTGGCGGCGGTCCGTGCGGCCGGCGCCGCCGCCGTGCACGTGCGCGAGTTCGACGCCGACGACCTCGCCGGACACACCCCGCTGGTCGAGTCGATCGTCGCCGAGTACGGCCCGATCGGCACCGCGGTGCTGGCGTTCGGGATCCTGGGCGATCAGCAGCGCGCCGAACGGGATCCGGCGCACGCGGCGGCGATCGTGCACACCGACTTCGTCGCGCAGGTCAGCCTGCTCACCGTGCTGGCGACGACGATGCGGGCCGCCGGCCGCGGGTCGATCGTCGCGTTCTCGTCGATCGCGGGCACCCGGGTGCGCCGCGCCAACTACGTGTACGGCTCGGCCAAGGCCGGGCTCGACGGGTTCTGCAGCGGGCTGGCCGACGCCCTGCACGGTTCGGGGGTGCACCTGCTGGTGGTGCGGCCCGGGTTCGTGATCGGGCGGATGACCGCGGGGATGTCGCCGGCGCCGCTGTCGAGCACCCCGGCGCAGGTGGCCGAGGCGACCGTGCGGGCGCTGCGCCGCCGCAGGCGCACCGTGTGGGTGCCCGCCCCGCTGGCGGTGCTGGCGCTGGCGTTCCGGATGACGCCGCGGTTCGTGTGGCGGAGGCTGCCGCGATGA